The nucleotide sequence ctaaactaaactaTAGATACTTTCACCATTTATCAGCTAGGCGTTTCATTTGCAGTGTctgtgtttttctttttcataGAGTATCACATTTTCTCGGTATCGGTTCGATTCAAGCAAAACTGTTTTGCTGCACCAGAACTTAAATGTAATTTTGTGCTACCAGTTGATCGATTTCCTCCATTAgctactgctgctgctccgTCTCCATGTTCTTGGCCCGCAGATACTTCAGCAGCATCTGCAGCGAGTCGTAGGTATCAAAGTCGTCGAGATTCCGCCGCGAAGATGACATGTTGGTGGGACGGGGCATTGCCAGGGGGACGGGCAGAAGTTCGGGCATCACCGAGTGGTGGGTGATCAGGGCTTTAAGACTAGAGAACTCCTTGCGAAAGCCCTGAAAAGATACAAAAACAGTTGGTATTGAGAGAATGGTTATATCTACGAAATAACACAAAATTATATTTCAGATACTATAAATGGGAGACCCGGTTTTTAATATTCATTCTCATTTTAACAATTTCGAACTTTGTTGGATTTTTATCAATATATCAACCAATATATCATCTGAATCGATATAGAAATACGATTATAATAAATACTTTTCTTTTgaaaaacataatttaaataaatctaATTTTCCTTACCTTAATTTTGAAGCCCCTTGGGGATCTGAGTATTATATAGTTGGCTATTTTGGGCCCAGGTGGCGAAGGTACGCGCAGTGTCAATGCATAGCAGCCTGGTTTGGAGCTGCTCTTGCGCACCAGAAACGCACCTGGGCTCTTGCTTTGCAGGACCTCCACGGCTATGTCCCTGGAAATGCCCGCCTGGTACCAGCACGCGTCCTTCAGCTCGAGATCCTCCTCCTCGGCACCCACATTACCAAAGGCGTTGGCCAAACTGCTGCAACGCTGGCCACTGGCACCCTGATTCATTCGCAGGCGATTGGCAAAGATTTTGGGACTCGAATTggctataaaaaatatttaaaaatattttaaatacttaaacatatttttaaatatgttagaAAAATCCTTACCGCTGCTCGTCTCCCTCAAGTAGCGCTTCTTCAGGTTGAACTCGTTATTGTCATTCAGATTGACATTGTCCAGCATGGGTATGGCTGTCAAGGATTGGCGGCACGAGTCACCGAACTTGCTGTCGATGTAGGAGTCCTCGTTGATGTAGCCATTCGAGTACACCGGCTGGATGTCCAGGGGCGCGCTCAGAGGGGTCATGTCGCCGACCAGTGGGCGTGACTCCTCGTTGTGACGCAGCAAACCCATTGTCAAGCGTTTGACCTGCACAGAAAGAAAATCAATTTTACCTATTTAAGAGGCTTTTAAATCtttagaaatatttaaaaatcaagaaataacttttaaataaatgtatataaattttatcaCCCCCTGCTACCCTAATTTTCTCCAAGTGTAGACCCAAATCTACTTAAAGTTTAAAGAATTTCCCCAAAAAAAGGGATCAAAGGCGAAGGCGAAGCGTTCAAGTGGCAACAAAATTAACTACAATTTAAACACCTTGTAAGCCGACAAGGATCACCAAAGGATGCTGCAGTCAAGGGCAGCGTGGGCGTCCACTGgggagggggcgtggcccgCAGCCACAGACGGAGGCGGAGCAGAAAAAACGGCAAGAATTTATTACCAAGAACCGCAGCGAGACAAAATGCTGGCAAAATGCGCCGCGCCACAAAAGGCTGGCCAAATGCAGGCGAAACTTTTTTTCGGGTGTGCACTTAAACAGGAAACGGATGCTTGGA is from Drosophila suzukii chromosome 3, CBGP_Dsuzu_IsoJpt1.0, whole genome shotgun sequence and encodes:
- the PVRAP gene encoding EGFR adapter protein isoform X2, which translates into the protein MKSLVAPEPICNDNEKVAQTPSSDEDNSPTELNSCKRLADKPPLVKRLTMGLLRHNEESRPLVGDMTPLSAPLDIQPVYSNGYINEDSYIDSKFGDSCRQSLTAIPMLDNVNLNDNNEFNLKKRYLRETSSANSSPKIFANRLRMNQGASGQRCSSLANAFGNVGAEEEDLELKDACWYQAGISRDIAVEVLQSKSPGAFLVRKSSSKPGCYALTLRVPSPPGPKIANYIILRSPRGFKIKGFRKEFSSLKALITHHSVMPELLPVPLAMPRPTNMSSSRRNLDDFDTYDSLQMLLKYLRAKNMETEQQQ
- the PVRAP gene encoding EGFR adapter protein isoform X1; translation: MPKSNAATMITNNNLDYDQGSASSNNTGAAATSTAGTAATSTVMSNRNGSTSSSSNSSPTADSTNSNSNTNSNSNSNSNSNQNSNSNSNSYFNRFDNRIAANLAAVLTGAGARFRSSSCSNRQPAGSVNPAVLRSPLATISRKTSLATPPSPASLGRRRPLQLFAHANLNCNDNEKVAQTPSSDEDNSPTELNSCKRLADKPPLVKRLTMGLLRHNEESRPLVGDMTPLSAPLDIQPVYSNGYINEDSYIDSKFGDSCRQSLTAIPMLDNVNLNDNNEFNLKKRYLRETSSANSSPKIFANRLRMNQGASGQRCSSLANAFGNVGAEEEDLELKDACWYQAGISRDIAVEVLQSKSPGAFLVRKSSSKPGCYALTLRVPSPPGPKIANYIILRSPRGFKIKGFRKEFSSLKALITHHSVMPELLPVPLAMPRPTNMSSSRRNLDDFDTYDSLQMLLKYLRAKNMETEQQQ